Sequence from the Anaerobaca lacustris genome:
ATCACGCCGCCCCGGCTCATCGCCAGAAACACGGTGCCGGCCCCCACCACCATCATCGCCAGAAGCGCCCATACCGGCTTGGCGTCGTGAGAACCGAAGTACTCGGCGACGACCTCGGGGGTCACCTTCTGGCGCGCGAATCCGCGGTGCACCTTCACGAGGAACGCGCCCAAGGCCGCCCCGATGGACAGATTCATGAACTGCGCGTAATGACTATGGTTGACGAAGGGGCCGGAGTGGGCGCTGCGATGCGGACTTTCGACGAACCAGTAGATCTTGTCGTTCCCGAAGAGGTTCTGCGCCACGGCCAGCACGGCCACGCCCGCACCGATCGCGGCGATGGCCACCAGCAGCCGCACGATCTGCTCGGGCCGCCGATAGACGTTCAGAACGACCGCAAACACCGCCGCGATCGCCAGGACCAGGCGCAAACCGTGCCGGGTCGCATGCGGATAGAAGCTGACGGTTATGGACGAAAGGACCTCGCCGGCCTGATCCAGATCGCCGAGCAATTCCGTCTTGCGCGAAACCGTGTTCGGCGAGATCACCTGAAGCACAGCCGCCGGCAGGGGGATCAATTGGAGCAGGACCACCACAATGAAGACGGCAACCGGGACATACGCCCACGTCCAGACGACGTGACTGTCTCTGGCAACCACCGGCTTCAGAAGGAAGCAGACCGCGATCGCGCCGGCCAGTGCGATGACGATCATCTCGCTCCAGGCTTCCACCACACCGAACGCAATGGGCATGAACACGAGCAGTGCGATCAGCAACCTCTCTATGATGAGATCGAGTCGTTCACTCGGATCGTCCGATATCCAGGCTGTCCTGTTGAAAGTCATGGTCAGATCTCCGGCTCACCAGTGGCCGACGCCCTCCCTGCGGATTGCCGGCGCCTCGTCACAGACGGCCGCCCTCGCATGGTCCACACCCGACGCCGTTTCATCGGTCTCCTTTCGAGGTGATCGCCACAGCGGACTTCGGTCCGCTCCCGTCGGAGGGGACCTGTCGGTTCTTCACCGCCTTCGACCCGCTTCGACCCGATCCGTTCGATCGGCCGTAGGTGCCGTAATAGCCGTAGCGATCGCCGCTCCTCGCAACGTCGTTGACCACCGTGCCCAACAAGCGGGCGCCTACCCTCTGCAGGTCGTCAATTGCACGCTGGCCAATCTTCTTTGTGGATTTCCCCGCGCGCAGCACCAGCATCGTAATGTCACACGTTGCCCCAAGGATCTGGGCGTCGGCCACAACGGTCACCGGCGGGGCATCGATGATGACGCGATCGTACGCCTCGGCAAGGCATGTCAGAAGCCTGGTGAATCGCGGACTATTGAGAATCTCTGACGGATTGGACACCGCCGGGCCGCACGGCAATAGGCTCAGTCCGTCCGTGTCCGTCCGCTGAATGGCCTCGGCAAGCTTCATCTGGCCCGTGAGGACCGCGCTCAAACCACCCTGATCGTGCTCGACCTCGAAGATCACGTGTTGCATCGGCTTGCGGAAATCGGCATCGAGAAGGATGGTCTTCTGTCCCGCCTGGGCCATGGCAATCGCCAGATTGCTGACCAGGGTGGACTTGCCGTCGCCGGCGGCCGGCGAGGTGACCAGGATCGTCCTGGCCTCCTTCGGAGCGCCGAAGAAGATGGCCGTTCTCACCGTTCGGAAGGCCTCGGCCTCGGGGGCATCGGGCTGCAAGTGCACCTTGCGTCCCCGCGAAGGAACCGTCTCGCGCTGGCTCATCGCCGGGACCACACCCAGGACGGGCACTCCGAGCACGGCGGCGATCTCGTCGCCGGACCGCAGCGTCTGGTCCATGAAATCGCGCAGGACGGACAGAGCGCCACCCGCCAGCAGGCCCAGAATCATCGCCATCGCCATGATCTTGCTCTTCTGAGGGTGCGAGGGGAGTTGTGCGACCATCGCCGGCTCCAGGATCTTCATGCGCAACTGGCCGACGTCCTCGCCGACAATCGTCCTGACCTCTCGGATCTGCGTCCGGACCGTTTGGCAATGGGCCTCCAAGTCCGATACTTCCGTAATGAGGCGGCGATACCTGTTGAGTTCGCTGTTCAACTCCGCGACCTGCTGGCGCTGCTCGTGGTACAGGCCGGCCAGTTCCTCCTCCCGATCTTTGGCCTCGATGTACTGTCGTTCGGCCGCCGCGAGCAGGACACGAACAAACCGGCCGTTCAACTCGTCGATAGTCGTCCTGATCCGCTCGAGCTGGGCGGTAAGCAGCGCGATCCTTGGATGATCCGGGGTCAGTTCGGCCAGAAGCGCGTCCAAATCCGACTGCCCGGCGATCAGTTGCGCCTCCAACGGGGCGATCTCGCTACCGCCGCCGGCGTAGGCGGCGACCTGGCTCCTGGTCCGTGCATACTGCCGCAGCGTCTCCGGGTCCTTGGCAAGCATCTGCGCGCTGCGGTAGAACAGCTCGGCGTCGCTGGCTCTCAGTTGGGCCTGGGTGTATTCCATCTGCAACGACAGATAGAGCTGGGCGACGCCGCTGCCTTGGTCCGAGCCCAACGACAAGGGCATGGACGTACTCTCGAACTCCGCCAGCTCATCGCGTTTCCCGTTCAGTTCGTCACTGGCCCGTGCCATCTCCTCCTGGAGCATCTTCATGACCTGCGCCGAGTTTCTTTGCTGGCTGTCGGACCGTGACGCCAAATAGGCTTCGACAATGTCGTTGACGATCTGCGGCACCTCGGTCGCATGAGGGCTGCTGAACGAGATGCTGACGATTTCATCTCTTCGGCCGACCTCTACGTGGATGTTCTTTCGCAGGTACGCCATCGGAATCGTAACGTTGGCGAACGTTCGCAGCCGCCGGATTTCGGGCAACTCGAACACCGCCCCGAGAATCCGCTGCGACACCAGCAATTCCGCCTGCGTATACAGGTATCTGTCCGTTCGCGGGATCCGCGCGGACTCCTGGGTTTGGACGACTGGGATGCCCCCATAGTCAAGATAGAGTTTGGCGGTGCTGGTGTAGATCGGCGTGGCCGTTTCAATGTACGCAAATCCCCCCGCCAGCGCCAGCACGAGACAGATGAGCATGATCCAACGGCCCCGCCACATCACACTGACGAGACTCTCGGGAACACGCCCTGCGTTCGGCAGCGTCGCCGGCGGCGGGAGGCGTCCGGGTGCGCGCCCATCCCCCCAGCGATCGGCCCGGCCGGGCCGCACACCTGTCAATCGTTCACCGCCTCTGTTCTCAAGCACCATTATTCCCCCCAGAGCTGCTCTGGACGCAGATAGACGCCGATGCTCAGTCTGAAGTACCGGTCCAGGAAGGTATTCGTAAGCGTGCGTGGCGTGTGTTCCACCGACACGACGTCGCCCGGCTTGATCGCCAGGGCAAGCTGGGCCGTCAACTCCTCCTGATGGCGAGGGTCGACCAGACGGAACGTCGCGCTCGCGACGGTGCCGTCCGCCTTCAGCCTGTAGACGCTGACGTAGCGCGGGGCGGCGATCATGTCCAGCCCGCCGGCAAACGCCAGCACTTCGGCGAGCCGGTATTGGGCATCGACGGGGTAGGGGAAGTTTCCAGGCGTGCGAACCAGTCCAAGGACGGTGACATACTGAATCTGGAGGCGTTCGACGACGACGGAATCCCCTTCATCCAAAGCGACATCCGCGAAGGGAATGTTCAGACCCCTGACCGGCAGGACAATCGTGGCGTCCGTCTCCTCAGGTGCGGCTGCAACCGGACCGGAGAGCTCCTCCAGATCGGCGACGATCGCGTGGCCGGTCTCCTCCCGGTATGGGACATCGGGCAACGATGTGACATAGTCACCCTCCCCGGTCCGCTGCCAGTCCGGGTGTGAGTCAAGTACCGCCAGATGCACCCGCGCCCCGCCGCCGCCGGATAGCAGCATCTGCTCCAGTTGCAGAAGCCTTCCGTCCAACAACGCGACCGGCAATCGCTCCTGTTTCGCTGCCGCCGTTTCGAGAACCACCCGTTTCTGGGGCCCGTTCGCAATGTCCAGCCACGCTCGCACCAGCATGTCACCGTCCCGTTCGAGAACGACCCAGCCGGTTGTCACGAGCCGACCCTCGGGCGTGAACCGCATGCGCATCTGCGAGGGCGAGTCCGAAAGCGCGTCGCGCGTCAGGGCGGCGCGACGGCCGTAGACGCCTGTCCGCACGCGCCCGTGTTCCCGTGGAACGTCGCGCAAGGGTGACAGACCGCGATCCGGTGATTCTGCCGACGGCCCGTTCGTCCTGCCGCCGGACGTGATGCGAATGACGGCGGCGCCCTCGTCGACGATCCCCCCCGCCTCCGTCAGCAACGCAACAAGAGACATCTGATCGTGTCGCAGATCGTAGAACCCCGGCCTTGTCACGCCGCCGAGGATCTGGACCCGCCGCGTTCGGTACTCAATGACTTGGGCGTAGATCAACGGCCTGTTCTTGACGAACTGAGGGTAATACGCGTCGGCCACCATCGACTCGATCTCCGCCAGAGACTTGCCGACGACGGACATCTGGCGTCCGTCCGGCAGCGTGATCGAGCCGGCATCATCGACGCGACATCGACGCGTTGTCGTGCCGGCAATTGCGGCAACGCCCGCCGGAAGATCGGGAAACAACGTCAGCGGCATCGTCAGTTCGAGCACGTCGCCCAACGCTACGCGGTACAGCCCAACGGGCATTCTGGCCCTGCGCATTCGGTCCATGTCCACGGAAGGCCCCTGGGGACCGGCCATCTCGAACTCCGTCAGTCGTTCGGCCGACGGCGGGCGAATGCGGTCGCCGCAACCGAGCAGACAGAACGACAGCCCGATCACAACAACCAGTCCTGCAACACGTCCTGGGATGGTTTTCATTGCCATCGCACAAACCTCCACTCCTCCTGTGCATCCGCCCCCGCCGAATCGGCATGTTGGCCGCCTCGGCGACTGCGTTCGAATTCGGGACCCAACGCATTGGTTCAGATGCACCACCGGCAGCCCGGAACACGCGCAACCCCAGCGCACACACATCGCGCGCATGGGCCCAAGTCGAAGGCGACATCGCGACCCTACGGCCGCTCCGCGCCCTCGCCACAATGGGACGGCTCCGGACCTACCTCTTTAACAAACCACCACTCCTCACAACGTCCGATCGCGACACAGGCAATATCGCGCTCGTTCGTGTTTCTTCAACGAAGTTCCCTGGCAGCAAAGGCTGCGTTTTGACTCTGTCTGCCTCGACCACAGGCCATGATCGCGACACCGTCTTTTCACCACCTCGTGGACAGACCCTCCACGGCGAAGCCGGCATGAGGCCGATACGCATGTCGGTCCACACTACCCCAG
This genomic interval carries:
- a CDS encoding GumC family protein, with translation MVLENRGGERLTGVRPGRADRWGDGRAPGRLPPPATLPNAGRVPESLVSVMWRGRWIMLICLVLALAGGFAYIETATPIYTSTAKLYLDYGGIPVVQTQESARIPRTDRYLYTQAELLVSQRILGAVFELPEIRRLRTFANVTIPMAYLRKNIHVEVGRRDEIVSISFSSPHATEVPQIVNDIVEAYLASRSDSQQRNSAQVMKMLQEEMARASDELNGKRDELAEFESTSMPLSLGSDQGSGVAQLYLSLQMEYTQAQLRASDAELFYRSAQMLAKDPETLRQYARTRSQVAAYAGGGSEIAPLEAQLIAGQSDLDALLAELTPDHPRIALLTAQLERIRTTIDELNGRFVRVLLAAAERQYIEAKDREEELAGLYHEQRQQVAELNSELNRYRRLITEVSDLEAHCQTVRTQIREVRTIVGEDVGQLRMKILEPAMVAQLPSHPQKSKIMAMAMILGLLAGGALSVLRDFMDQTLRSGDEIAAVLGVPVLGVVPAMSQRETVPSRGRKVHLQPDAPEAEAFRTVRTAIFFGAPKEARTILVTSPAAGDGKSTLVSNLAIAMAQAGQKTILLDADFRKPMQHVIFEVEHDQGGLSAVLTGQMKLAEAIQRTDTDGLSLLPCGPAVSNPSEILNSPRFTRLLTCLAEAYDRVIIDAPPVTVVADAQILGATCDITMLVLRAGKSTKKIGQRAIDDLQRVGARLLGTVVNDVARSGDRYGYYGTYGRSNGSGRSGSKAVKNRQVPSDGSGPKSAVAITSKGDR
- a CDS encoding polysaccharide biosynthesis/export family protein, translating into MAMKTIPGRVAGLVVVIGLSFCLLGCGDRIRPPSAERLTEFEMAGPQGPSVDMDRMRRARMPVGLYRVALGDVLELTMPLTLFPDLPAGVAAIAGTTTRRCRVDDAGSITLPDGRQMSVVGKSLAEIESMVADAYYPQFVKNRPLIYAQVIEYRTRRVQILGGVTRPGFYDLRHDQMSLVALLTEAGGIVDEGAAVIRITSGGRTNGPSAESPDRGLSPLRDVPREHGRVRTGVYGRRAALTRDALSDSPSQMRMRFTPEGRLVTTGWVVLERDGDMLVRAWLDIANGPQKRVVLETAAAKQERLPVALLDGRLLQLEQMLLSGGGGARVHLAVLDSHPDWQRTGEGDYVTSLPDVPYREETGHAIVADLEELSGPVAAAPEETDATIVLPVRGLNIPFADVALDEGDSVVVERLQIQYVTVLGLVRTPGNFPYPVDAQYRLAEVLAFAGGLDMIAAPRYVSVYRLKADGTVASATFRLVDPRHQEELTAQLALAIKPGDVVSVEHTPRTLTNTFLDRYFRLSIGVYLRPEQLWGE